Proteins from a single region of Mytilus trossulus isolate FHL-02 chromosome 2, PNRI_Mtr1.1.1.hap1, whole genome shotgun sequence:
- the LOC134705586 gene encoding uncharacterized protein LOC134705586, whose amino-acid sequence MVNFHCIAEGCSNDSRKKHNAVKYPDMILNGCIVDFHVLPSVIKNPKLRKLWLSQIRREGFNPDPNCHWHALCSRHFIEGRPTKENAVPTLFAYNNYKTGTPRDTKNSILRPIEQLILTTQPANIVTVSQLPKVPRQKNNIPDIPLISYIEKPSLDHTYCTSTEVSEDVSIEEKCAILIENSNALEQKCQRYETDNNQLQKQVKLLQVELHATKEENKVLNEKFNNTDELLKDKLVEKLTKSNSNVKCFLGLPSISMLFGIFKLLEGHASKMKYWMGPDSSDGKRWQVNNKKKPGASRKLTFFEEFVITLLRLRLGLNTYVLSLLFGVSQSTISRVFTTWISLMAQCLGPLIEWPSKEKIKKHMPLSFRRKYPNTRVIIDATEFYVQRPRNPTAQSKTWSNNKSKNTFKTLVGITPNGAFSFISDLWTGNISDRSITERSGFIDLIEKGDHVMADRGFLIKDLLLSKGATLNMPPFT is encoded by the exons ATGGTGAATTTTCACTGCATAGCGGAGGGTTGCTCCAACGATTCACGAAAGAAACATAATGCTGTAAAGTATCCTGATATGATTTTAAATGGATGTATCGTCGACTTCCATGTACTTCCTTCAGTCATAAAGAATCCTAAACTAAGGAAGCTCTGGTTGTCTCAGATAAGAAGGGAAGGGTTTAATCCCGATCCAAATTGTCACTGGCATGCACTTTGCTCCCGTCATTTTATTGAAGGAAGACCTACGAAGGAAAATGCAGTCCCAACCCTATTTGCCTACAACAACTACAAAACTGGAACACCAAGAGACACCAAGAACAGTATTTTACGTCCCATTGAACAATTGATATTGACAACACA acCAGCAAACATTGTTACAGTTTCACAACTGCCAAAAGTACCAAGACAAAAGAATAACATACCAGATATTCCAt TAATTTCCTACATTGAAAAGCCAAGTTTGGACCACACTTATTGCACTAGCACTGAAGTTAGTGAAGATGTCTCCATTGAGGAAAAATGTGCGatattaattgaaaatagcaaCGCTTTAGAG CAAAAATGTCAAAGATATGAGACAGATAATAACCAGCTACAGAAGCAAGTTAAATTGCTACAAGTTGAACTTCATGCTACCAAAGaggaaaataaagttttaaatgagAAGTTTAATAATACAGATGAACTGCTTAAGGACAAACTTGTTGAAAAATTGACTAAATCAAATagtaatgttaaatgttttcttGGACTGCCAAGTATTTCAAtgctttttggaatttttaaattattagaaGGACATgcttcaaaaatgaaatactgGATGGGTCCCGACTCAAGTGACGGTAAAAGATGGCAagtaaataataagaaaaaaccTGGTGCTTCAAGGAAGTTGACTTTTTTTGAAGAGTTTGTTATAACTCTTTTGAGATTGAGGCTAGGACTAAACACATATGTGTTGTCTCTTTTGTTTGGTGTTTCACAGTCAACAATTAGCAGGGTTTTCACGACTTGGATATCTTTAATGGCACAATGTTTAGGACCACTTATTGAATGGCCATCTaaagaaaagattaaaaaacACATGCCTCTATCATTTCGTAGAAAATATCCTAACACTCGTGTAATCATCGATGCTACTGAATTTTATGTGCAGAGACCAAGAAACCCAACAGCACAGTCAAAAACGTGGTCAAATAACAAGTCAAAGAACACTTTTAAAACGCTTGTAGGTATAACACCAAATGGAGCTTTTTCGTTTATATCTGACTTATGGACTGGTAACATTTCTGATAGGAGCATTACTGAAAGAAGTGGATTCATTGATCTGATTGAAAAGGGGGATCATGTAATGGCTGACAGAGGTTTTTTAATCAAAGACTTATTATTATCAAAAGGTGCCACCTTAAATATGCCACCATTTACCTGA